A single Candidatus Eisenbacteria bacterium DNA region contains:
- a CDS encoding restriction endonuclease subunit S — protein sequence MEVKPGYKQTEVGVIPEDWGVISAFDACSKIQDGTHFSPRIGGSGYLYVTSKNIRFGHLDMSTASWIDAAQHQAIYRRCDVKKGDLLLTKDGANTGNAALNNLDEEFSLLSSVAFLRFNPSKHCAGYFLQQVLTSQGQRQIQDAMAGNAITRLTLEKINKLRFPTPPTKPEQEAIAEALSDADALIESMEQLLAKKRHLKQGAMQELLTGKKRLPGFSGEWEVKRLDELGRWTGGMTPSMRNPAFWQAGTVPWISSGDVKSARLIGTASAISEYAVKQRTTTMLPTGSIIVVTRSGILRKFLPVAMNMIPMAINQDIKALLPNCHVLPDYVLHSLAYNGDRILARCLKSGTTVESVEFPWLKAFTIPIPPLPEQTAIAAILSDMDTEITTLEAKLYKTRQIKQGMMQELLTGRIRLA from the coding sequence ATGGAAGTGAAGCCCGGCTACAAGCAAACCGAGGTGGGTGTGATTCCGGAGGATTGGGGAGTTATTAGCGCATTCGATGCATGCTCGAAGATTCAGGACGGCACTCACTTCTCGCCTCGGATCGGTGGAAGTGGATACCTCTATGTTACATCCAAGAACATTCGCTTCGGTCACCTAGATATGTCTACTGCCAGCTGGATTGACGCAGCTCAGCATCAGGCTATTTACCGGCGTTGTGATGTGAAGAAAGGTGATCTTCTCCTAACAAAGGATGGAGCAAACACGGGAAACGCCGCACTAAACAACCTTGATGAGGAGTTTAGCCTACTTTCGAGCGTCGCGTTCTTGAGATTCAATCCAAGTAAGCATTGCGCGGGGTATTTTCTGCAACAGGTACTGACGTCGCAGGGCCAGCGCCAAATTCAGGATGCAATGGCGGGCAACGCCATTACTCGTCTAACCCTTGAGAAGATCAACAAACTCCGCTTCCCGACCCCGCCTACCAAACCCGAACAAGAAGCCATCGCCGAGGCGTTGAGCGATGCGGATGCCCTCATTGAATCAATGGAGCAACTCCTCGCCAAGAAGCGCCACCTCAAACAAGGCGCCATGCAGGAATTGCTCACCGGCAAGAAGCGCCTGCCGGGCTTCAGCGGGGAGTGGGAGGTGAAGCGGCTCGACGAACTCGGTCGATGGACAGGTGGCATGACCCCGTCAATGCGAAACCCAGCTTTTTGGCAGGCCGGAACTGTGCCCTGGATTTCGTCCGGGGATGTTAAATCGGCCAGGTTAATTGGGACGGCATCCGCCATCTCAGAATACGCGGTCAAGCAAAGAACCACGACCATGCTTCCAACGGGATCTATCATTGTAGTCACCCGAAGCGGCATTCTCCGAAAGTTTCTCCCTGTTGCGATGAACATGATCCCAATGGCGATCAACCAGGACATTAAGGCGCTTTTGCCGAATTGCCATGTCCTGCCGGATTACGTGCTGCATTCGCTAGCCTACAATGGAGATCGCATCCTCGCTCGGTGCCTGAAGTCTGGCACTACTGTGGAGAGTGTCGAGTTTCCCTGGCTTAAGGCGTTCACAATTCCAATCCCTCCTCTACCGGAACAAACCGCCATCGCCGCCATTCTCTCCGACATGGACACAGAGATCACCACATTGGAAGCCAAGCTCTACAAGACTCGGCAGATCAAGCAGGGCATGATGCAGGAACTGCTGACCGGGAGGATCCGTCTCGCATGA